One Gossypium raimondii isolate GPD5lz chromosome 3, ASM2569854v1, whole genome shotgun sequence genomic window carries:
- the LOC105793933 gene encoding histone acetyltransferase TAP1 isoform X1, with product MLTHNVAAPSSLCPILSNDWHFHVSDQLISPHNLNPNLFWRASRKIKGCRLKSSFWESIRSGILKNNTTQIVEPPSTLEEEEEPLPDEFVLVEKSQLDGEVEQIIFSSGGDVDVYELQALCDKVGWPRRPLSKLAAALKNSYMVAALHSVKKLPGSEGNEQKRLIGMARATSDHAFNATIWDVLVDPSYQGQGLGKAMVEKMIRTLLQRDIGNITLFADSQVVEFYRNLGFEPDPEGIKGMFWYPRY from the exons ATGCTTACTCACAACGTGGCTGCGCCGTCTTCTCT ATGCCCAATTCTTTCCAATGACTGGCATTTCCATGTATCTGATCAGCTTATATCTCCTCACAATCTAAACCCAAATCTATTTTGGAGAG CAAGCAGAAAGATTAAGGGATGCCGACTCAAGTCTAGCTTTTGGGAGTCCATCAGATCTGG GATTTTGAAGAACAACACAACACAAATCGTTGAACCACCCTCTACActtgaagaagaggaagaaCCCTTACCTGATGAATTTGTGCTTGTTGAAAAGTCTCAACTAGATGGTGAAGTTGAACAAATAATATTCTCTTCTGGAGGAGATGTGGATGTCTACGAGCTTCAAGCCCTATGTGATAAG GTTGGCTGGCCGAGGAGACCATTGTCAAAACTAGCAGCGGCTTTAAAAAATAGTTACATGGTTGCAGCATTGCATTCCGTTAAGAAATTGCCTGGTTCAG AAGGGAATGAGCAAAAGAGGCTAATTGGAATGGCTCGTGCTACATCTGACCATGCATTCAATGCTACAATCTGGGATGTTCTTGTTGATCCTAGCTATCAG GGCCAAGGCCTTGGTAAGGCCATGGTTGAAAAGATGATAAGGACCCTTCTACAGAGAGATATTGGTAATATAACACTTTTTGCGGACAGTCAAG TTGTGGAGTTCTATCGGAACTTGGGTTTTGAACCCGATCCTGAGGGCATTAAGGGTATGTTTTGGTATCCAAGGTATTGA
- the LOC105793933 gene encoding histone acetyltransferase TAP1 isoform X2: protein MLTHNVAAPSSLCPILSNDWHFHVSDQLISPHNLNPNLFWRASRKIKGCRLKSSFWESIRSGILKNNTTQIVEPPSTLEEEEEPLPDEFVLVEKSQLDGEVEQIIFSSGGDVDVYELQALCDKVGWPRRPLSKLAAALKNSYMVAALHSVKKLPGSGNEQKRLIGMARATSDHAFNATIWDVLVDPSYQGQGLGKAMVEKMIRTLLQRDIGNITLFADSQVVEFYRNLGFEPDPEGIKGMFWYPRY, encoded by the exons ATGCTTACTCACAACGTGGCTGCGCCGTCTTCTCT ATGCCCAATTCTTTCCAATGACTGGCATTTCCATGTATCTGATCAGCTTATATCTCCTCACAATCTAAACCCAAATCTATTTTGGAGAG CAAGCAGAAAGATTAAGGGATGCCGACTCAAGTCTAGCTTTTGGGAGTCCATCAGATCTGG GATTTTGAAGAACAACACAACACAAATCGTTGAACCACCCTCTACActtgaagaagaggaagaaCCCTTACCTGATGAATTTGTGCTTGTTGAAAAGTCTCAACTAGATGGTGAAGTTGAACAAATAATATTCTCTTCTGGAGGAGATGTGGATGTCTACGAGCTTCAAGCCCTATGTGATAAG GTTGGCTGGCCGAGGAGACCATTGTCAAAACTAGCAGCGGCTTTAAAAAATAGTTACATGGTTGCAGCATTGCATTCCGTTAAGAAATTGCCTGGTTCAG GGAATGAGCAAAAGAGGCTAATTGGAATGGCTCGTGCTACATCTGACCATGCATTCAATGCTACAATCTGGGATGTTCTTGTTGATCCTAGCTATCAG GGCCAAGGCCTTGGTAAGGCCATGGTTGAAAAGATGATAAGGACCCTTCTACAGAGAGATATTGGTAATATAACACTTTTTGCGGACAGTCAAG TTGTGGAGTTCTATCGGAACTTGGGTTTTGAACCCGATCCTGAGGGCATTAAGGGTATGTTTTGGTATCCAAGGTATTGA
- the LOC105793934 gene encoding probable LRR receptor-like serine/threonine-protein kinase At1g06840 isoform X2: MIWRGYILALSFCCCCLLLLVAPAPAPITHPSEVSALLAVKKQLVDPKNNVRNWDKGDPCTSNWTGILCFHNLGKDGYLHVQELQLLNMNLSGTLAPELGQLSHLKILDFMWNELTGSIPKEIGHISTLRLLLLNGNKLYGSLPDELGYLSNLSRLQLDQNNISGQIPKTFANMSSVRHLHLNNNSLAGQIPPELSQIFTLLHLLLDNNNLSGYLPPEFSNLPNLRILQLDNNDFSGSVIPASYRNFSRLVKLSLRNCSLQGAVPDLSRIPSLSYLDLSRNHLAGPIPENKLSENMTTIDLSDNQLKGSIPGSFSDLHSLQKLSLKNNFLTGPVPTNIWQNMSFSTSARLKLDLRNNSFSSIQGHLNPPVNVTLGLEGNPVCKNANLLNVNLFCGSEPREDKMLTNLNYSTANCPIQACPTDNFYEYVPASPLPCFCAAPLRIGYRLKSPSFSYFPPYIQPLEVYLTSSLKLSRYQLSIDTYSWEKGPRLRMYLKLFPSLNVNHSSTFNVSEVQRIRHIYTSWTFPVKFENENQGISKGILVAVAVGGVACAVAMSVIITILITRRYAGNHHAMSRKRLSTKVSMRLGGVKYFTFKEMALATDNFNSSSQVGQGGYGRVYKGTLPDKTVVAIKRAEEGSLQGQKEFFTEIKLLSRLHHRNLVSLVGYCDEEGEQMLVYEFLPNGTLRDWLSAKSKRSLNFGMRLRIALGSAKGILYLHTEAHPPVFHRDIKASNILLDSKLNAKVADFGLSRLAPALEDEGAVPDHVSTVVRGTPGYLDPEYFLTHKLTDRSDVYSLGVVFLEMLTGMRPISHGRNIVREVNTAHQSGLMMSIIDGRMGCYPSECIERFAGLALSCCHNKPEKRPSMLDVVKQLEYILTMMPETESVSSDLVSSYPNSGKLLSSASSSASYVSTLNVSGSDLISGVIPSIKPR; this comes from the exons ATGATTTGGAGAGGATACATATTGGCCCTCAGCTTCTGCTGTTGTTGTCTCCTGCTCCTTGTTGCACCTGCACCTGCTCCCATTACCCATCCTTCCGAAG TTAGCGCATTACTAGCAGTGAAGAAGCAATTGGTTGATCCAAAGAACAATGTCAGAAATTGGGACAAAGGGGATCCTTGCACATCCAACTGGACTGGAATTCTATGTTTTCATAATCTTGGGAAGGATGGATATTTGCATGTTCAGGAACT TCAGCTACTAAATATGAATCTCTCTGGAACTTTAGCGCCTGAACTTGGCCAACTTTCTCACCTCAAAATACT AGATTTCATGTGGAATGAATTGACTGGTAGTATACCGAAGGAGATAGGACATATCTCTACCTTAAGACTCCT ACTCTTGAACGGAAACAAATTATATGGTTCTTTGCCAGATGAACTTGGCTACCTCTCAAATCTGAGTAGACTTCAACTAGATCAGAACAACATTTCTGGTCAAATACCGAAAACCTTTGCCAACATGAGCAGTGTGAGACACCT CCACCTCAACAACAACTCCCTTGCAGGCCAAATTCCTCCAGAGTTATCTCAGATATTCACTTTGCTTCACtt GCTTTTGGATAATAATAACTTATCTGGATATCTTCCTCCAGAATTCTCGAACTTGCCAAACTTGCGCATTCT TCAGCTCGATAACAATGACTTCAGTGGATCTGTTATTCCAGCTTCTTACAGGAACTTTTCTAGATTAGTGAAATT AAGTCTCAGAAATTGCAGTTTGCAGGGAGCTGTTCCTGATCTTAGCAGGATCCCAAGCCTTAGCTATCT GGATCTCAGCCGGAACCATCTTGCTGGACCCATACCTGAAAATAAGCTTTCAGAGAATATGACAACCAT TGATCTTTCAGATAACCAGCTAAAAGGATCTATCCCTGGAAGTTTCTCAGACCTTCATTCACTTCAGAAACT ATCACTCAAGAATAATTTTCTGACAGGTCCTGTTCCTACCAACATTTGGCAGAACATGTCCTTCAGTACTAGCGCTAGACTTAAGCT AGATCTTAGAAACAATTCATTCTCAAGCATTCAAGGACATCTAAATCCTCCAGTGAATGTTACCTTGGG GCTTGAAGGCAATCCTGTCTGCAAAAATGCGAACTTATTGAATGTAAACCTGTTCTGTGGATCTGAGCCTCGAGAGGATAAGATGCTTACAAACTTAAATTACTCAACAGCGAATTGCCCAATTCAAGCATGCCCCACAGACAATTTCTATGAATATGTCCCAGCGTCTCCTCTGCCGTGTTTCTGTGCCGCACCTCTCAGAATTGGATATCGTCTGAAGAGCCctagtttttcttattttcctcCATACATCCAGCCTTTGGAGGTGTATTTGACTAGTTCATTGAAATTAAGCCGATATCAACTGTCAATTGACACATATTCTTGGGAGAAAGGACCACGTCTAAGGATGTACTTGAAGCTTTTTCCTAGCCTCAATGTTAACCACTCCAGTACTTTTAATGTGAGCGAAGTTCAGAGAATCAGACACATATATACATCATGGACTTTTCCTG TGAAGTTTGAGAATGAAAATCAAGGTATTagtaagggtattttggtagcCGTTGCGGTCGGGGGTGTTGCCTGTGCAGTTGCAATGTCTGTTATAATAACAATTCTAATAACAAGAAGATACGCAGGAAACCACCATGCAATGTCAAGAAAACGTTTGT CTACAAAGGTTTCTATGAGACTTGGTGGGGTGAAATACTTTACATTTAAAGAAATGGCACTTGCTACTGACAACTTTAACAGCTCAAGTCAAGTTGGTCAAGGAGGGTATGGAAGAGTGTATAAAGGCACTTTACCAGACAAAACAGTTGTTGCCATAAAACGTGCAGAAGAAGGATCTTTGCAGGGgcaaaaagaattttttacAGAGATAAAGCTTTTGTCAAGGCTGCATCACCGAAATCTAGTTTCCTTGGTTGGATATTGTGATGAAGAAGGGGAACAG ATGTTGGTATATGAGTTCCTGCCCAATGGTACCTTGAGGGACTGGCTTTCTG CTAAATCTAAAAGAAGCCTAAATTTTGGAATGAGATTACGTATTGCACTGGGTTCGGCCAAGGGAATTCTTTACCTCCATACTGAAGCACATCCTCCGGTATTCCACCGGGATATCAAAGCTAGCAACATTCTTCTTGACTCCAAACTTAATGCAAAAGTTGCTGATTTTGGTCTCTCACGTTTAGCTCCAGCCCTGGAAGACGAGGGAGCTGTGCCAGATCATGTGTCCACAGTTGTGCGGGGAACACCA GGCTACCTTGATCCAGAATACTTTTTGACCCATAAATTGACTGACAGAAGTGATGTTTATAGCCTTGGAGTTGTTTTCCTGGAGATGTTGACGGGTATGCGACCAATATCACATGGCAGAAACATTGTCCGTGAG GTGAATACTGCTCATCAGTCCGGCTTGATGATGTCAATAATAGATGGTAGAATGGGGTGTTATCCCTCTGAATGTATCGAGAGATTCGCAGGGCTAGCTTTGAGTTGTTGCCACAACAAGCCAGAGAAGCGTCCATCAATGTTGGATGTGGTAAAGCAGCTAGAGTACATACTGACAATGATGCCAGAAACTGAATCGGTTTCATCAGATTTGGTTTCCTCGTATCCAAATTCAGGCAAGTTGCTATCATCAGCATCATCTTCCGCCTCCTATGTTTCAACATTGAATGTTTCAGGGAGTGATCTTATCAGTGGCGTTATTCCTTCTATCAAACCTCGCTGA
- the LOC105793934 gene encoding probable LRR receptor-like serine/threonine-protein kinase At1g06840 isoform X1: protein MIWRGYILALSFCCCCLLLLVAPAPAPITHPSEVSALLAVKKQLVDPKNNVRNWDKGDPCTSNWTGILCFHNLGKDGYLHVQELQLLNMNLSGTLAPELGQLSHLKILDFMWNELTGSIPKEIGHISTLRLLLLNGNKLYGSLPDELGYLSNLSRLQLDQNNISGQIPKTFANMSSVRHLHLNNNSLAGQIPPELSQIFTLLHLLLDNNNLSGYLPPEFSNLPNLRILQLDNNDFSGSVIPASYRNFSRLVKLSLRNCSLQGAVPDLSRIPSLSYLDLSRNHLAGPIPENKLSENMTTIDLSDNQLKGSIPGSFSDLHSLQKLSLKNNFLTGPVPTNIWQNMSFSTSARLKLDLRNNSFSSIQGHLNPPVNVTLGLEGNPVCKNANLLNVNLFCGSEPREDKMLTNLNYSTANCPIQACPTDNFYEYVPASPLPCFCAAPLRIGYRLKSPSFSYFPPYIQPLEVYLTSSLKLSRYQLSIDTYSWEKGPRLRMYLKLFPSLNVNHSSTFNVSEVQRIRHIYTSWTFPGSALFGPYELLNFTLLGPYADMKFENENQGISKGILVAVAVGGVACAVAMSVIITILITRRYAGNHHAMSRKRLSTKVSMRLGGVKYFTFKEMALATDNFNSSSQVGQGGYGRVYKGTLPDKTVVAIKRAEEGSLQGQKEFFTEIKLLSRLHHRNLVSLVGYCDEEGEQMLVYEFLPNGTLRDWLSAKSKRSLNFGMRLRIALGSAKGILYLHTEAHPPVFHRDIKASNILLDSKLNAKVADFGLSRLAPALEDEGAVPDHVSTVVRGTPGYLDPEYFLTHKLTDRSDVYSLGVVFLEMLTGMRPISHGRNIVREVNTAHQSGLMMSIIDGRMGCYPSECIERFAGLALSCCHNKPEKRPSMLDVVKQLEYILTMMPETESVSSDLVSSYPNSGKLLSSASSSASYVSTLNVSGSDLISGVIPSIKPR, encoded by the exons ATGATTTGGAGAGGATACATATTGGCCCTCAGCTTCTGCTGTTGTTGTCTCCTGCTCCTTGTTGCACCTGCACCTGCTCCCATTACCCATCCTTCCGAAG TTAGCGCATTACTAGCAGTGAAGAAGCAATTGGTTGATCCAAAGAACAATGTCAGAAATTGGGACAAAGGGGATCCTTGCACATCCAACTGGACTGGAATTCTATGTTTTCATAATCTTGGGAAGGATGGATATTTGCATGTTCAGGAACT TCAGCTACTAAATATGAATCTCTCTGGAACTTTAGCGCCTGAACTTGGCCAACTTTCTCACCTCAAAATACT AGATTTCATGTGGAATGAATTGACTGGTAGTATACCGAAGGAGATAGGACATATCTCTACCTTAAGACTCCT ACTCTTGAACGGAAACAAATTATATGGTTCTTTGCCAGATGAACTTGGCTACCTCTCAAATCTGAGTAGACTTCAACTAGATCAGAACAACATTTCTGGTCAAATACCGAAAACCTTTGCCAACATGAGCAGTGTGAGACACCT CCACCTCAACAACAACTCCCTTGCAGGCCAAATTCCTCCAGAGTTATCTCAGATATTCACTTTGCTTCACtt GCTTTTGGATAATAATAACTTATCTGGATATCTTCCTCCAGAATTCTCGAACTTGCCAAACTTGCGCATTCT TCAGCTCGATAACAATGACTTCAGTGGATCTGTTATTCCAGCTTCTTACAGGAACTTTTCTAGATTAGTGAAATT AAGTCTCAGAAATTGCAGTTTGCAGGGAGCTGTTCCTGATCTTAGCAGGATCCCAAGCCTTAGCTATCT GGATCTCAGCCGGAACCATCTTGCTGGACCCATACCTGAAAATAAGCTTTCAGAGAATATGACAACCAT TGATCTTTCAGATAACCAGCTAAAAGGATCTATCCCTGGAAGTTTCTCAGACCTTCATTCACTTCAGAAACT ATCACTCAAGAATAATTTTCTGACAGGTCCTGTTCCTACCAACATTTGGCAGAACATGTCCTTCAGTACTAGCGCTAGACTTAAGCT AGATCTTAGAAACAATTCATTCTCAAGCATTCAAGGACATCTAAATCCTCCAGTGAATGTTACCTTGGG GCTTGAAGGCAATCCTGTCTGCAAAAATGCGAACTTATTGAATGTAAACCTGTTCTGTGGATCTGAGCCTCGAGAGGATAAGATGCTTACAAACTTAAATTACTCAACAGCGAATTGCCCAATTCAAGCATGCCCCACAGACAATTTCTATGAATATGTCCCAGCGTCTCCTCTGCCGTGTTTCTGTGCCGCACCTCTCAGAATTGGATATCGTCTGAAGAGCCctagtttttcttattttcctcCATACATCCAGCCTTTGGAGGTGTATTTGACTAGTTCATTGAAATTAAGCCGATATCAACTGTCAATTGACACATATTCTTGGGAGAAAGGACCACGTCTAAGGATGTACTTGAAGCTTTTTCCTAGCCTCAATGTTAACCACTCCAGTACTTTTAATGTGAGCGAAGTTCAGAGAATCAGACACATATATACATCATGGACTTTTCCTGGTAGTGCCTTGTTTGGACCCTATGAGTTGCTCAATTTCACTCTACTCGGACCTTATGCAGATA TGAAGTTTGAGAATGAAAATCAAGGTATTagtaagggtattttggtagcCGTTGCGGTCGGGGGTGTTGCCTGTGCAGTTGCAATGTCTGTTATAATAACAATTCTAATAACAAGAAGATACGCAGGAAACCACCATGCAATGTCAAGAAAACGTTTGT CTACAAAGGTTTCTATGAGACTTGGTGGGGTGAAATACTTTACATTTAAAGAAATGGCACTTGCTACTGACAACTTTAACAGCTCAAGTCAAGTTGGTCAAGGAGGGTATGGAAGAGTGTATAAAGGCACTTTACCAGACAAAACAGTTGTTGCCATAAAACGTGCAGAAGAAGGATCTTTGCAGGGgcaaaaagaattttttacAGAGATAAAGCTTTTGTCAAGGCTGCATCACCGAAATCTAGTTTCCTTGGTTGGATATTGTGATGAAGAAGGGGAACAG ATGTTGGTATATGAGTTCCTGCCCAATGGTACCTTGAGGGACTGGCTTTCTG CTAAATCTAAAAGAAGCCTAAATTTTGGAATGAGATTACGTATTGCACTGGGTTCGGCCAAGGGAATTCTTTACCTCCATACTGAAGCACATCCTCCGGTATTCCACCGGGATATCAAAGCTAGCAACATTCTTCTTGACTCCAAACTTAATGCAAAAGTTGCTGATTTTGGTCTCTCACGTTTAGCTCCAGCCCTGGAAGACGAGGGAGCTGTGCCAGATCATGTGTCCACAGTTGTGCGGGGAACACCA GGCTACCTTGATCCAGAATACTTTTTGACCCATAAATTGACTGACAGAAGTGATGTTTATAGCCTTGGAGTTGTTTTCCTGGAGATGTTGACGGGTATGCGACCAATATCACATGGCAGAAACATTGTCCGTGAG GTGAATACTGCTCATCAGTCCGGCTTGATGATGTCAATAATAGATGGTAGAATGGGGTGTTATCCCTCTGAATGTATCGAGAGATTCGCAGGGCTAGCTTTGAGTTGTTGCCACAACAAGCCAGAGAAGCGTCCATCAATGTTGGATGTGGTAAAGCAGCTAGAGTACATACTGACAATGATGCCAGAAACTGAATCGGTTTCATCAGATTTGGTTTCCTCGTATCCAAATTCAGGCAAGTTGCTATCATCAGCATCATCTTCCGCCTCCTATGTTTCAACATTGAATGTTTCAGGGAGTGATCTTATCAGTGGCGTTATTCCTTCTATCAAACCTCGCTGA